Below is a genomic region from Phycobacter azelaicus.
GTCTGCCTGCAGGGTCTGAGCCAAAGACAGCGCCGCGTTAGCCGACGCCATGACGGCATTCGGTGCGTTGATGCCCGTGGCCGCAGCGCTGGCTTTGGCGACCGCGGCCGCGACCTGTGTTTCTCCGTCTCGCCCGCGATATCTGGACTGGCGCTTTTCTCCGGCTTCTGCGTTTTGCATCTGCATCTGGAATACGGTTTGAGACGCCGGTGTCGCGGCACCGTTCGTGGAACCCGCCGTGGTCGCTGGTATTGCGGTGCCTTGGCCTCGGCCCTCGGCTGCTTTTTCAGAAGAGGCGCGCAGCACCTCGCCGTTGGTCGCCCCCCCCGAATCGCCGCTCTTCGCTTGGTCACGGATCTGCGCCGCTGCCGACGCTTCCGCTGCTGCGCGCCCCTGAGCCTGAGAAATGGCCGATGCTGGCTGAGACTTTTCAACCTCCGCCCGACGGCCCTCACCCTGCAAGGCCTCAGACTGTACACGTCGTTCGGCTGCCTCTGCATCTGCTGGAGCCGTAACCTCAACACTCGCCTTCTGAGCGCTCATGCTTTCCGGCGAGAGCTTTGCGTCAGTTGGACCCGCGCCCACTCTTTGAGAACCACTGACCCCCGGTAGGGCATCCCGCACTGCACTGCGTTTGTCCCCTGCCGTACTGGCAGAGGTCTCCATATCACCTGCAGTTTGTGCGACTGACGTCGAAATTGCAGGGTCCGATTTGCCCTCTGAACCGCCATGAAGCGTGCCAAACTTGGACAGCGTAGGCTTTTGATCGACGGGTTCCGCCGCTTCAACAGCGACCTTCTCGCCTCCGCCCTCGGTCTGGGCCTCGCTTGCGTCCGCAGAGCCTCCCGCCGTCTGACTACTGTGCTCCTCTGAAGCGCCAGCTGCTGCGTTTTGCTCCGTTTGATTTAGTCGCGACTGCGCTTCCGTTTGCGATCTGGGGCGGGTGTCTTCGACGTGATCCGCAAAAGATCGGTCCTTTGGCGTGTTCGACGAAGATTTGGACGCATCCTGCGCCGGTGGTGCCTTGGTCCCCTGGGCTCCGCCGAGGGCCTGGCCAATGAGTGATGTGCTGTGCATGGGCTTCCAGACGTTCTATCTCGATGCAAACGGTCTACAGCAAAGCGGTTACGGCAATTTTAACCGGTTCTATCGCAGTCTCTGAAAAATCGAAGCAATTCGAAACTTCTTTCAAACCGAGGCCAAAATGCCGGATCCGATTCAAATCTCTCAAATGACGCCCGCGTCAAAGTCAATGCCGACCACCAGGTCGCATGCTGCCCAAGAAGACCCTCTGCGCAAGGCCGCTATGGACCTAGAGGCTTCATTTCTCGCGGAAATGTTGAAGTCTGCAGGTCTTGGGGAATCACGGGAAGGCTTTGGCGGCGGCGCCGGAGAAGATCAGTTTTCTAGTTTCTTGGTTCGCGCCCAGGCCGAGCAAATCGCAAAGGCAGGCGGCATCGGCCTGGCCGAATCACTGTACCACGCCCTGAAGGAGGCTCAGAATGACCAACCATAACCCCCAAACCTACATCGATGAGCTGGA
It encodes:
- a CDS encoding rod-binding protein — encoded protein: MTPASKSMPTTRSHAAQEDPLRKAAMDLEASFLAEMLKSAGLGESREGFGGGAGEDQFSSFLVRAQAEQIAKAGGIGLAESLYHALKEAQNDQP